The proteins below are encoded in one region of Nilaparvata lugens isolate BPH chromosome X, ASM1435652v1, whole genome shotgun sequence:
- the LOC111048541 gene encoding uncharacterized protein LOC111048541, with the protein MSSPSFILPDSPPPQHVLNYWQRKAAESCASSSAAAASAPASTAPAPHRSTSPGGEMVIPDSPIQRLRPAATWAPRRAVLTTLSNNIRQRQAKRKLDFEEGEVSGEEDSVLPQSKKRMLDEDSSLVPLIKEAEMGFVELINKPVAKPWVPLRELEEDQPYRIVCAREHTNQHGRRIILKIINAGSKCEVYLPQRFASCIDAGKIREFNETCKNYVLVVTHKCPNWTDIKIVKA; encoded by the exons ATGAGTTCGCCGTCGTTTATCCTCCCGGATAGCCCGCCTCCGCAGCATGTCCTAAACTACTGGCAGCGCAAAGCTGCCGAGAGCTGTGCCAGCTCTTCTGCTGCGGCCGCCTCCGCTCCTGCCTCCACTGCACCCGCTCCACACCGTTCGACATCGCCAGGGGGCGAGATGGTGATTCCGGACAGCCCCATCCAACGTCTGCGTCCAGCAGCTACGTGGGCTCCGCGGCGTGCTGTGTTGACGACGCTGTCGAACAACATCAGGCAGAGGCAGGCGAAGAGGAAACTCGACTTCGAGGAGGGCGAAGTGAGCGGCGAAGAGGATAGCGTGCTCcctcaatcaaag aaacgtatGCTGGATGAGGACTCCTCTCTCGTGCCCTTAATAAAGGAGGCTGAAATGGGGTTTGTAGAACTCATTAACAAACCAGTAGCCAAGCCGTGGGTCCCCTTACGCGAGTTAGAGGAGGATCAGCCATACCGCATCGTGTGCGCGAGGGAGCACACGAACCAACATGGTCGccgcataattttgaaaatcatcaatgcaggaagcaaatgtgAGGTGTATCTACCTcaaagatttgcttcctgcattgatgCGGGAAAAATTCGGGAATTCAATGAAACgtgtaaaaattatgttttagtAGTTACGCATAAGTGCCCAAATtggacagatataaaaattgttaaagcataa